A genome region from Passer domesticus isolate bPasDom1 chromosome 27, bPasDom1.hap1, whole genome shotgun sequence includes the following:
- the NBR1 gene encoding next to BRCA1 gene 1 protein isoform X3 — translation MLRLSGGLAAPGPGPRERAMEPRVTLRVTCRGHSRTFLVSHPPHTTWADVEAMVKVSFDLDNIQIKYIDEDNDEVSVNSKEEYEEALKIAGKQGNQLQMNAYEKNSSRALQLHEKNGAEKLVLLKDEKKPLLQYSTIAQGLEEELKNGKELSIQQKLNQTRPESTNENPPEWFTSYLETFREQVVKETVERLEQKLYEKLVHCSQPADFCESSCPAAPAASESPAGSSSQCDWLISCCSCQARIVGVRYQCSLCPAYNICEECEAGTYAHDPNHVLLKLRRPIPCVADNYSLAELSPRLPATLEQVRLQKQMDKRFLKAEKQRLRAEKKQRKAEVRELKKQLKLHRKIHLWNSIHVLETNGSPPLKSESVQPNTFLSPNQPFQAIVPTLSAVFVDENLPDGTHLKPGTKFIKHWRMKNTGNVEWSSDTKLKLMWGNLTLASAEKKDVIVPSLPSGQVGTVSVEFVAPNIEGTYTSHWRLSHRGEQFGPRIWCSIVVDPSPAADYVESDWKDSDSCQKGKASRTKQDASLETETGAQLTGEIAEQAEISLPTVPLKIKNLPSEREFYIPSVDLLTAQDLLSFELLDINIVQELERVPHNTPVGMAEACISVDSSVVKVKAEHALSQEEGEEDMSGTQFVCETVIRSLTLDAAPDHKPPQKNPKILQNSLQTLQDTFSCNMITEESPVINSNSTSKKEAKIHQSEPVTESSCGDLPLSEESTSPRSGAGNGDEEEDDKDDVQSQCSSASSEDYIIILPECFDTSRPLGDSMYSSALSQPGLEKTGEPETVAENPEGGSQPQIQRVSDALTASQTLAAAPPATVDSLPQAQRNLSSLQNSIFQEPNTPASEHISSAPHDQIQREEPSGEDNHGPGSSAFLTKFSEYPRYPQGSSIAGELVKGALSVAASAYKALFAGPPIIEQQPAAPEEQTATLLSSLCEMGFCDRQLNLRLLKKHNNNMIEVVTELLQISNRDWYSRC, via the exons GTTAAAGTTTCATTTGACCTGGACAACATTCAGATCAAGTACATTGATGAGGATAATGATGAG GTCTCTGTGAACAGTaaag aGGAATATGAAGAAGCTCTGAAG ATTGCAGGTAAACAAGGAAATCAGCTTCAGATGAATGCCTATGAAAAGAACTCTTCTCGTGCTTTGCAACTGCATGAAAAAAATGGGGCAGAAAAGCTGGTGCTTCTTAAAGATGAGAAGAAGCCACTTCTGCAATATTCCACGATAGCCCAGGGATTAgaggaagaattaaaaaatggCAAGGAGCTGAGCATTCAG CAAAAGTTAAATCAGACCAGACCAGAAAGCACAAATGAAAATCCTCCAGAATGGTTTACTAGCTACTTGGAAACA TTCAGGGAACAAGTAGTTAAAGAGACTGTTGAGAGGCTGGAGCAGAAGCTGTATGAGAAGCTCGTTCATTGCAGTCAGCCTGCAGATTTTTGTGAGAGCTCGTgtccagcagcccctgcagcttcGGAGAGCCCGgccgggagcagcagccagTGTGACTGGctcatctcctgctgcagctgccaggcccGCATCGTCGGGGTGCGCTACCAGTGCAG CCTTTGTCCAGCCTACAATATCTGTGAGGAGTGTGAGGCAGGAACATATGCACACGACCCAAACCACGTCTTGCTGAAGCTGCGCAGGCCCATCCCCTGTGTTGCTGACAATtacagcctggcagagctctccCCACGCCTGCCTGCCACTCTGGAGCAAGTCAG GCTCCAGAAACAGATGGACAAAAGATTTCTGaaggcagagaagcaaagattGCGAGCAGAAAAGAAACAGCGAAAAGCAGAGGTCCGAGAGCTCAAAAAGCAGCTAAAATTGCACAGGAAAATTCATCTGTGGAACTCTATCCATGTATTGGAAACAAATGGCTCACCTCCTCTGAAATCTGAGAGTGTCCAGCCTAATACCTTCCT GAGTCCTAATCAACCCTTCCAAGCAATTGTCCCAACACTAAGTGCAGTATTTGTGGATGAGAATTTGCCTGATGGTACTCACTTGAAACCAGGAACAAAGTTTATCAAACACTGGCGAATGAAGAACACTGGCAACGTGGAATGGAGCTCAGACACTAAG TTGAAACTTATGTGGGGTAATCTGACCTTGGCATCTGCTGAGAAAAAAGATGTGATAGTGCCATCCCTTCCATCTGGACAAGTAGGAACTGTTTCAGTTGAGTTTGTAGCTCCCAACATAGAAGGAACTTACACTTCTCACTGGAGACTGTCACACAGAGGGGAGCAGTTTGGGCCAAGGATCTGGTGCAGCATTGTTGTGGatccctctccagctgctgaCTACGTAGAAAGTGATTGGAAGGATTCTGACTCCTGTCAGAAGGGGAAAGCTTCCAGAACCAAACAG gATGCTTCCTTAGAGACAGAAACAGGTGCTCAACTGACAGGTGAAATTGCAGAGCAGGCTGAAATATCTCTGCCAACTGTTCCTTTAAAGATCAAAAATCTGCCAAGTGAGAGAGAATTTTATATCCCATCTGTTGATCTCCTCACTGCACAG GATTTGCTGTCCTTTGAGCTGTTGGACATTAATATTGTGCAGGAATTGGAGCGAGTGCCACACAATACTCCTGTTG GAATGGCAGAAGCCTGCATTTCTGTGGACTCTTCTGTGGTGAAGGTGAAAGCTGAGCATGCATTGAGCCaggaggaaggggaagaagaTATGAGTGGGACTCAGTTTGTCTGTGAAACTGTCATTCGATCTCTGACCCTGGATGCTGCACCTGACCACAagcccccacaaaaaaaccccaaaatcctccaga ACTCTTTACAAACACTACAAGACACCTTCAGCTGCAATATGATAACTGAAGAATCTCCTGTGATAAATAGTAATTCCACTTCCAAAAAGGAAGCAAAGATTCATCAGTCAGAACCAGTGACAGAAAGTTCATGTG GGGACCTTCCACTGTCTGAAGAGAGCACAAGCCCCCGTAGTGGTGCTGGCAATggtgatgaagaggaagatgaTAAAGATGATGTTCAGAGTCAGTgctcctctgcttcctcagAGGACTATATCATTATCCTCCCCGAGTGCTTCGACACCAGTCGGCCCTTGGGTGACTCCATGTATAGTTCAGCTCTTTCTCAGCCTGGTTTAGAAAAGACAGGAGAACCTGAAACAGTAGCAGAGAACCCAGAAGGGGGAAGCCAGCCACAGATCCAGAGGGTCAGTGATGCACTGACAGCTTCCCAAACACTGGCTGCAGCACCCCCAGCGACTGTGGACAGCTTACCCCAGGCACAAAG GAATCTTTCGTCTCTTCAGAATTCTATCTTCCAAGAGCCAAACACACCAGCTTCAGAGCATATCTCTTCTGCTCCTCATGATCAAATACAAAGAGAAG AACCCAGTGGTGAAGATAATCATGGGCCAGGATCTTCTGCATTTCTCACTAAGTTCTCAGAATACCCGAG GTACCCCCAAGGCAGCAGCATTGCAGGAGAGCTCGTGAAAGGAGCTTTGTCAGTTGCTGCTTCTGCCTACAAAGCATTATTTGCTGGACCACCCATTATTGAACAG cagcctgcagctccAGAAGAGCAGACTGCCACCCTGCTGTCCAGTCTGTGTGAGATGGGATTCTGTGACAGGCAGTTAAACTTGAGGCTGCTGAAGAAGCACAACAATAACATGATTGAAGTGGTAACTGAATTGCTTCAGATCAGTAACAGAGACTGGTACAGTAGGTGCTAA
- the NBR1 gene encoding next to BRCA1 gene 1 protein isoform X1: MLRLSGGLAAPGPGPRERAMEPRVTLRVTCRGHSRTFLVSHPPHTTWADVEAMVKVSFDLDNIQIKYIDEDNDEVSVNSKEEYEEALKIAGKQGNQLQMNAYEKNSSRALQLHEKNGAEKLVLLKDEKKPLLQYSTIAQGLEEELKNGKELSIQQKLNQTRPESTNENPPEWFTSYLETFREQVVKETVERLEQKLYEKLVHCSQPADFCESSCPAAPAASESPAGSSSQCDWLISCCSCQARIVGVRYQCSLCPAYNICEECEAGTYAHDPNHVLLKLRRPIPCVADNYSLAELSPRLPATLEQVRLQKQMDKRFLKAEKQRLRAEKKQRKAEVRELKKQLKLHRKIHLWNSIHVLETNGSPPLKSESVQPNTFLSPNQPFQAIVPTLSAVFVDENLPDGTHLKPGTKFIKHWRMKNTGNVEWSSDTKLKLMWGNLTLASAEKKDVIVPSLPSGQVGTVSVEFVAPNIEGTYTSHWRLSHRGEQFGPRIWCSIVVDPSPAADYVESDWKDSDSCQKGKASRTKQDASLETETGAQLTGEIAEQAEISLPTVPLKIKNLPSEREFYIPSVDLLTAQDLLSFELLDINIVQELERVPHNTPVDMTPCMSPLPRDSPLLEKPGLGQIEEEHEGSGFKLVPGMAEACISVDSSVVKVKAEHALSQEEGEEDMSGTQFVCETVIRSLTLDAAPDHKPPQKNPKILQNSLQTLQDTFSCNMITEESPVINSNSTSKKEAKIHQSEPVTESSCGDLPLSEESTSPRSGAGNGDEEEDDKDDVQSQCSSASSEDYIIILPECFDTSRPLGDSMYSSALSQPGLEKTGEPETVAENPEGGSQPQIQRVSDALTASQTLAAAPPATVDSLPQAQRNLSSLQNSIFQEPNTPASEHISSAPHDQIQREEPSGEDNHGPGSSAFLTKFSEYPRYPQGSSIAGELVKGALSVAASAYKALFAGPPIIEQQPAAPEEQTATLLSSLCEMGFCDRQLNLRLLKKHNNNMIEVVTELLQISNRDWYSRC, translated from the exons GTTAAAGTTTCATTTGACCTGGACAACATTCAGATCAAGTACATTGATGAGGATAATGATGAG GTCTCTGTGAACAGTaaag aGGAATATGAAGAAGCTCTGAAG ATTGCAGGTAAACAAGGAAATCAGCTTCAGATGAATGCCTATGAAAAGAACTCTTCTCGTGCTTTGCAACTGCATGAAAAAAATGGGGCAGAAAAGCTGGTGCTTCTTAAAGATGAGAAGAAGCCACTTCTGCAATATTCCACGATAGCCCAGGGATTAgaggaagaattaaaaaatggCAAGGAGCTGAGCATTCAG CAAAAGTTAAATCAGACCAGACCAGAAAGCACAAATGAAAATCCTCCAGAATGGTTTACTAGCTACTTGGAAACA TTCAGGGAACAAGTAGTTAAAGAGACTGTTGAGAGGCTGGAGCAGAAGCTGTATGAGAAGCTCGTTCATTGCAGTCAGCCTGCAGATTTTTGTGAGAGCTCGTgtccagcagcccctgcagcttcGGAGAGCCCGgccgggagcagcagccagTGTGACTGGctcatctcctgctgcagctgccaggcccGCATCGTCGGGGTGCGCTACCAGTGCAG CCTTTGTCCAGCCTACAATATCTGTGAGGAGTGTGAGGCAGGAACATATGCACACGACCCAAACCACGTCTTGCTGAAGCTGCGCAGGCCCATCCCCTGTGTTGCTGACAATtacagcctggcagagctctccCCACGCCTGCCTGCCACTCTGGAGCAAGTCAG GCTCCAGAAACAGATGGACAAAAGATTTCTGaaggcagagaagcaaagattGCGAGCAGAAAAGAAACAGCGAAAAGCAGAGGTCCGAGAGCTCAAAAAGCAGCTAAAATTGCACAGGAAAATTCATCTGTGGAACTCTATCCATGTATTGGAAACAAATGGCTCACCTCCTCTGAAATCTGAGAGTGTCCAGCCTAATACCTTCCT GAGTCCTAATCAACCCTTCCAAGCAATTGTCCCAACACTAAGTGCAGTATTTGTGGATGAGAATTTGCCTGATGGTACTCACTTGAAACCAGGAACAAAGTTTATCAAACACTGGCGAATGAAGAACACTGGCAACGTGGAATGGAGCTCAGACACTAAG TTGAAACTTATGTGGGGTAATCTGACCTTGGCATCTGCTGAGAAAAAAGATGTGATAGTGCCATCCCTTCCATCTGGACAAGTAGGAACTGTTTCAGTTGAGTTTGTAGCTCCCAACATAGAAGGAACTTACACTTCTCACTGGAGACTGTCACACAGAGGGGAGCAGTTTGGGCCAAGGATCTGGTGCAGCATTGTTGTGGatccctctccagctgctgaCTACGTAGAAAGTGATTGGAAGGATTCTGACTCCTGTCAGAAGGGGAAAGCTTCCAGAACCAAACAG gATGCTTCCTTAGAGACAGAAACAGGTGCTCAACTGACAGGTGAAATTGCAGAGCAGGCTGAAATATCTCTGCCAACTGTTCCTTTAAAGATCAAAAATCTGCCAAGTGAGAGAGAATTTTATATCCCATCTGTTGATCTCCTCACTGCACAG GATTTGCTGTCCTTTGAGCTGTTGGACATTAATATTGTGCAGGAATTGGAGCGAGTGCCACACAATACTCCTGTTG ACATGACTCCATGCATGTCCCCTTTGCCACGTGACAGCCCCTTGCTGGAGAAACCTGGCTTAGGTCAGATAGAGGAGGAGCACGAGGGCAGTGGATTTAAACTAGTGCCTG GAATGGCAGAAGCCTGCATTTCTGTGGACTCTTCTGTGGTGAAGGTGAAAGCTGAGCATGCATTGAGCCaggaggaaggggaagaagaTATGAGTGGGACTCAGTTTGTCTGTGAAACTGTCATTCGATCTCTGACCCTGGATGCTGCACCTGACCACAagcccccacaaaaaaaccccaaaatcctccaga ACTCTTTACAAACACTACAAGACACCTTCAGCTGCAATATGATAACTGAAGAATCTCCTGTGATAAATAGTAATTCCACTTCCAAAAAGGAAGCAAAGATTCATCAGTCAGAACCAGTGACAGAAAGTTCATGTG GGGACCTTCCACTGTCTGAAGAGAGCACAAGCCCCCGTAGTGGTGCTGGCAATggtgatgaagaggaagatgaTAAAGATGATGTTCAGAGTCAGTgctcctctgcttcctcagAGGACTATATCATTATCCTCCCCGAGTGCTTCGACACCAGTCGGCCCTTGGGTGACTCCATGTATAGTTCAGCTCTTTCTCAGCCTGGTTTAGAAAAGACAGGAGAACCTGAAACAGTAGCAGAGAACCCAGAAGGGGGAAGCCAGCCACAGATCCAGAGGGTCAGTGATGCACTGACAGCTTCCCAAACACTGGCTGCAGCACCCCCAGCGACTGTGGACAGCTTACCCCAGGCACAAAG GAATCTTTCGTCTCTTCAGAATTCTATCTTCCAAGAGCCAAACACACCAGCTTCAGAGCATATCTCTTCTGCTCCTCATGATCAAATACAAAGAGAAG AACCCAGTGGTGAAGATAATCATGGGCCAGGATCTTCTGCATTTCTCACTAAGTTCTCAGAATACCCGAG GTACCCCCAAGGCAGCAGCATTGCAGGAGAGCTCGTGAAAGGAGCTTTGTCAGTTGCTGCTTCTGCCTACAAAGCATTATTTGCTGGACCACCCATTATTGAACAG cagcctgcagctccAGAAGAGCAGACTGCCACCCTGCTGTCCAGTCTGTGTGAGATGGGATTCTGTGACAGGCAGTTAAACTTGAGGCTGCTGAAGAAGCACAACAATAACATGATTGAAGTGGTAACTGAATTGCTTCAGATCAGTAACAGAGACTGGTACAGTAGGTGCTAA
- the NBR1 gene encoding next to BRCA1 gene 1 protein isoform X2: MLRLSGGLAAPGPGPRERAMEPRVTLRVTCRGHSRTFLVSHPPHTTWADVEAMVKVSFDLDNIQIKYIDEDNDEVSVNSKEEYEEALKIAGKQGNQLQMNAYEKNSSRALQLHEKNGAEKLVLLKDEKKPLLQYSTIAQGLEEELKNGKELSIQQKLNQTRPESTNENPPEWFTSYLETFREQVVKETVERLEQKLYEKLVHCSQPADFCESSCPAAPAASESPAGSSSQCDWLISCCSCQARIVGVRYQCSLCPAYNICEECEAGTYAHDPNHVLLKLRRPIPCVADNYSLAELSPRLPATLEQVRLQKQMDKRFLKAEKQRLRAEKKQRKAEVRELKKQLKLHRKIHLWNSIHVLETNGSPPLKSESVQPNTFLSPNQPFQAIVPTLSAVFVDENLPDGTHLKPGTKFIKHWRMKNTGNVEWSSDTKLKLMWGNLTLASAEKKDVIVPSLPSGQVGTVSVEFVAPNIEGTYTSHWRLSHRGEQFGPRIWCSIVVDPSPAADYVESDWKDSDSCQKGKASRTKQDASLETETGAQLTGEIAEQAEISLPTVPLKIKNLPSEREFYIPSVDLLTAQDLLSFELLDINIVQELERVPHNTPVDMTPCMSPLPRDSPLLEKPGLGQIEEEHEGSGFKLVPGMAEACISVDSSVVKVKAEHALSQEEGEEDMSGTQFVCETVIRSLTLDAAPDHKPPQKNPKILQNSLQTLQDTFSCNMITEESPVINSNSTSKKEAKIHQSEPVTESSCGDLPLSEESTSPRSGAGNGDEEEDDKDDVQSQCSSASSEDYIIILPECFDTSRPLGDSMYSSALSQPGLEKTGEPETVAENPEGGSQPQIQRVSDALTASQTLAAAPPATVDSLPQAQRNLSSLQNSIFQEPNTPASEHISSAPHDQIQREEPSGEDNHGPGSSAFLTKFSEYPRYPQGSSIAGELVKGALSVAASAYKALFAGPPIIEQPAAPEEQTATLLSSLCEMGFCDRQLNLRLLKKHNNNMIEVVTELLQISNRDWYSRC; the protein is encoded by the exons GTTAAAGTTTCATTTGACCTGGACAACATTCAGATCAAGTACATTGATGAGGATAATGATGAG GTCTCTGTGAACAGTaaag aGGAATATGAAGAAGCTCTGAAG ATTGCAGGTAAACAAGGAAATCAGCTTCAGATGAATGCCTATGAAAAGAACTCTTCTCGTGCTTTGCAACTGCATGAAAAAAATGGGGCAGAAAAGCTGGTGCTTCTTAAAGATGAGAAGAAGCCACTTCTGCAATATTCCACGATAGCCCAGGGATTAgaggaagaattaaaaaatggCAAGGAGCTGAGCATTCAG CAAAAGTTAAATCAGACCAGACCAGAAAGCACAAATGAAAATCCTCCAGAATGGTTTACTAGCTACTTGGAAACA TTCAGGGAACAAGTAGTTAAAGAGACTGTTGAGAGGCTGGAGCAGAAGCTGTATGAGAAGCTCGTTCATTGCAGTCAGCCTGCAGATTTTTGTGAGAGCTCGTgtccagcagcccctgcagcttcGGAGAGCCCGgccgggagcagcagccagTGTGACTGGctcatctcctgctgcagctgccaggcccGCATCGTCGGGGTGCGCTACCAGTGCAG CCTTTGTCCAGCCTACAATATCTGTGAGGAGTGTGAGGCAGGAACATATGCACACGACCCAAACCACGTCTTGCTGAAGCTGCGCAGGCCCATCCCCTGTGTTGCTGACAATtacagcctggcagagctctccCCACGCCTGCCTGCCACTCTGGAGCAAGTCAG GCTCCAGAAACAGATGGACAAAAGATTTCTGaaggcagagaagcaaagattGCGAGCAGAAAAGAAACAGCGAAAAGCAGAGGTCCGAGAGCTCAAAAAGCAGCTAAAATTGCACAGGAAAATTCATCTGTGGAACTCTATCCATGTATTGGAAACAAATGGCTCACCTCCTCTGAAATCTGAGAGTGTCCAGCCTAATACCTTCCT GAGTCCTAATCAACCCTTCCAAGCAATTGTCCCAACACTAAGTGCAGTATTTGTGGATGAGAATTTGCCTGATGGTACTCACTTGAAACCAGGAACAAAGTTTATCAAACACTGGCGAATGAAGAACACTGGCAACGTGGAATGGAGCTCAGACACTAAG TTGAAACTTATGTGGGGTAATCTGACCTTGGCATCTGCTGAGAAAAAAGATGTGATAGTGCCATCCCTTCCATCTGGACAAGTAGGAACTGTTTCAGTTGAGTTTGTAGCTCCCAACATAGAAGGAACTTACACTTCTCACTGGAGACTGTCACACAGAGGGGAGCAGTTTGGGCCAAGGATCTGGTGCAGCATTGTTGTGGatccctctccagctgctgaCTACGTAGAAAGTGATTGGAAGGATTCTGACTCCTGTCAGAAGGGGAAAGCTTCCAGAACCAAACAG gATGCTTCCTTAGAGACAGAAACAGGTGCTCAACTGACAGGTGAAATTGCAGAGCAGGCTGAAATATCTCTGCCAACTGTTCCTTTAAAGATCAAAAATCTGCCAAGTGAGAGAGAATTTTATATCCCATCTGTTGATCTCCTCACTGCACAG GATTTGCTGTCCTTTGAGCTGTTGGACATTAATATTGTGCAGGAATTGGAGCGAGTGCCACACAATACTCCTGTTG ACATGACTCCATGCATGTCCCCTTTGCCACGTGACAGCCCCTTGCTGGAGAAACCTGGCTTAGGTCAGATAGAGGAGGAGCACGAGGGCAGTGGATTTAAACTAGTGCCTG GAATGGCAGAAGCCTGCATTTCTGTGGACTCTTCTGTGGTGAAGGTGAAAGCTGAGCATGCATTGAGCCaggaggaaggggaagaagaTATGAGTGGGACTCAGTTTGTCTGTGAAACTGTCATTCGATCTCTGACCCTGGATGCTGCACCTGACCACAagcccccacaaaaaaaccccaaaatcctccaga ACTCTTTACAAACACTACAAGACACCTTCAGCTGCAATATGATAACTGAAGAATCTCCTGTGATAAATAGTAATTCCACTTCCAAAAAGGAAGCAAAGATTCATCAGTCAGAACCAGTGACAGAAAGTTCATGTG GGGACCTTCCACTGTCTGAAGAGAGCACAAGCCCCCGTAGTGGTGCTGGCAATggtgatgaagaggaagatgaTAAAGATGATGTTCAGAGTCAGTgctcctctgcttcctcagAGGACTATATCATTATCCTCCCCGAGTGCTTCGACACCAGTCGGCCCTTGGGTGACTCCATGTATAGTTCAGCTCTTTCTCAGCCTGGTTTAGAAAAGACAGGAGAACCTGAAACAGTAGCAGAGAACCCAGAAGGGGGAAGCCAGCCACAGATCCAGAGGGTCAGTGATGCACTGACAGCTTCCCAAACACTGGCTGCAGCACCCCCAGCGACTGTGGACAGCTTACCCCAGGCACAAAG GAATCTTTCGTCTCTTCAGAATTCTATCTTCCAAGAGCCAAACACACCAGCTTCAGAGCATATCTCTTCTGCTCCTCATGATCAAATACAAAGAGAAG AACCCAGTGGTGAAGATAATCATGGGCCAGGATCTTCTGCATTTCTCACTAAGTTCTCAGAATACCCGAG GTACCCCCAAGGCAGCAGCATTGCAGGAGAGCTCGTGAAAGGAGCTTTGTCAGTTGCTGCTTCTGCCTACAAAGCATTATTTGCTGGACCACCCATTATTGAACAG cctgcagctccAGAAGAGCAGACTGCCACCCTGCTGTCCAGTCTGTGTGAGATGGGATTCTGTGACAGGCAGTTAAACTTGAGGCTGCTGAAGAAGCACAACAATAACATGATTGAAGTGGTAACTGAATTGCTTCAGATCAGTAACAGAGACTGGTACAGTAGGTGCTAA